A single genomic interval of Prunus dulcis chromosome 5, ALMONDv2, whole genome shotgun sequence harbors:
- the LOC117629191 gene encoding FCS-Like Zinc finger 2 gives MDSISSSARRPCFIEEDDGLASLADMEAGFSGSHHPFFSRPMCYARRSSSFRNLSGMASFSSSSSLSPRSGRFCDARFEETHQPHFLEACFLCKKPLGDNRDIFMYRGDTPFCSEECRDEQIETDEAKEKNRNLSSSMKALRKREQRKSNNTASNTNQDYPFHTGTVAAA, from the exons ATGGACTCAATCTCCAGCAGCGCAAGAAGGCCTTGTTTCATCGAGGAAGATGATGGGTTGGCCTCACTGGCAGACATGGAAGCTGGGTTTTCTGGGAGCCACCACCCATTTTTTTCAAGGCCTATGTGTTATGCAAGGAGGAGCAGCAGCTTCAGAAACCTCTCTGGTATGGCTTcgttttcttcctcttcttccttgtCCCCAAGATCTGGGCGGTTCTGTGATGCCAGATTTGAAGAAACCCACCAGCCCCATTTCTTGGAAGCTTGTTTTCTCTGCAAGAAGCCACTTGGTGATAACAGAGACATCTTCATGTACAG AGGTGACACTCCATTCTGTAGTGAAGAGTGCAGAGATGAGCAGATAGAAACAGATGAGGCCAAGGAGAAGAACAGGAACCTCTCTTCTTCCATGAAAGCCTTGAGAAAAAGAGAGCAAAGGAAATCAAACAACACAGCCAGCAACACCAACCAAGACTACCCTTTCCATACAGGCACAGTTGCAGCcgcttaa